Below is a genomic region from Mustela lutreola isolate mMusLut2 chromosome 1, mMusLut2.pri, whole genome shotgun sequence.
TGACTGTTGACACGAATATGGAGAAATTGAAATTCTTGTGCACTattaatagaaatggaaaatggtTTAGCAATTATAAAAAAACCATATGGAGTttgctcaaaaatttaaaaatagaaccctatgattcagcaatctcACTTTTTATTCAAAGGGGTATCTCCAAGAGATATTTTCatacccatgttcattgcagcattattcacaatagccaagaggtagaagaaatccaaatatctattgatagatgaataaagcaaatatagaatatacatagaatggaatattttgcagCCTTGAAAAAAATCCTGTCACATGCTACGACAGGGATGAATGCTAAgtgacattatgctaagtaaaataagcagcCACAGGAGGACAAATACTGTAAGACTCCACTTCTGTGTAGTATCTAAAGTAGTGAAAAATCATAGAAACGAAGAAAGAAGGTAGCTCCCAAAAGACTGGAGTAGAGGCTGTCAGGATTTAATGGGTATGCAGTTTCAgtttagcaaaatgaaaagactCTAGGGATCTGTTATATTTACAGCTATTTACTTACAGTAAATAAttttaacactactgaactataTATACACTAATAGTTAGGATGGCAAACAAGGTTTtgtgttttaccacaatttaaaaagaatacttaatacagaaaatatttctggtatattaagtgaaaaatgcaaatatatcaaTAGTTTGGCAGAGTGTAATCCCTTATGAAATACTTAATACTTGATAGATGTTGTAAAATGCTCCAGGGTTATATACCAAAATATCACATTTATTAATTCTGTGGCTTAGGgctataggtcttttttttttttaatctgtggttTCTAAATGCATTTATAAGCCATTTTTAGAAGTATAAGGAGGGGCCACAAAAATAGGACATTGGCGTTATGAACAGGGACATTAGTACTTTATTGCTTTTTCAGATCTAACATTTTAAAGTCATGCTTTCAGGAGGTAAATCTGGCAAGAAGAAAAGCTGCATATCGGGCTTAAAATAGGATGCCTTAGGGATGACTGAATTTTGAATAGTGGCTCTAATCTATGGGATCCATCACACACGTAACAGATGGGTTCCATGCAGCTATTGAGGGCAAAGATTTGAAACATTATTTCTCCAGAGTGTAGGTTCATAATAACCAAGAAAACAGAATGTGGGTAAGCTAACAATTCATTTTTAACTGTTTAGCCATCTCATAAAATTAGCCCAGAAAGTGCCAACTGCTGAACTGGAAGATGTCTTGCCACTCGCTGAAGAGATCAACACAGTCCTCTCCAAGTGCTGTGAGTCCACCTCTGAGGACTGCATGGCCAAGGAGGTAAGAGAATCCTCATCATGGACCATGTACTGAGTGGTAGGCACTCAAGGTTGCTTCTCACTCAATGAATCCTTATGAATTTTAAGTGTATTGTTAACTCCATTctatagataaggaaacaagGTTAACCAGGATGAATAATTTGAAGCTTTACAACTAGTAAGAAGCAAAGTCCATACACAAGGACAAGATCATCTAACTCCTGAGATCTTACTCTACCCACACAGCCCAATTCAGTTTAATTATAATTAACAAGTTATTTAACTTAATTATGATTTCTAAAACTTAGTATTTAAACTTCAGTCCCTAGGTAACACTAGCCATatagtttaaaatttctttttaggggagctcgggtggctcagtctttgggcatctgccttcagctcaggtcatgatcccagggatcaggttcactgctcggcagggggactgcttccccctctcccactccccctgcttgggttccttctcttgctgtgtcactctctgtcaaataagtaaattcaatattttaaaaataaataaataaaaataaaaattctttttaaaatttaggtaatctctacacccagcatgaggCTGGAACCCTCCACCCTGAGTTCAAGAGCCGCATGccctaccaactgaaccagccaggtgccccagtagctGTATTTCAAATGCTCAATAGTATTGGACAATATAGACTCAGATCACTTCATCATTAAGTTCTACTGAACAATATTGCAACCTTTAGATTATCGGAAACTGCTCATGTTTATACCTGTTATAAACTGTGTCAGCTTTCTTTTCCCACCATTTCTCATTTATATAATCCTTTCAAGTGGATATGAATTTGAAGAGTTGCTTTATATAAAGGTTACTCTAAGTCTGTGGACCTCTTTAGAAATAGGTATGTAGTATTACCTGGTCTTTTTCCACTAAGAAAACAGGTCTGGGTTAACAGGTGTTTTTCTATAACCTGACTTAGAACCTTTCCTATATACCATGCCGGGGTTTGTAAGTCTCCCTAacccttccttatttttaatgaGGCCAACCAGGAAACTAATAGTGCACAAACTCACAATTGCTTTTATAGCTGCCTGAATACACAGTAAAAATCTGTGACAACTTATCCACAAAGGATTCTAAGTTTAAGGACTGCTGTCTAGAAAAAACGCCCATGGACGTGTTTGTGTGCATTTACTTCATGCCCGCCGCTCCAACACCAGAGCTTCCAGCCATTGAGTTGCCCACAAATTCAGACGTATGTGATAAAGGGAACACCAAAGCCATAGATCAGTAAGTACAGTTGATCAGAGTAATATTTTTCCTGACAGTACTGATATTCACTAGCATTAAAtgacaaagaaattaaaggttTACCATTTCTTCCCATTCGTCTCTTTTCATCCAAAAAGGAACTAAAATATGCCGTATGTTGCACAGACCATCAACTGCATAAACTACGAGTATGTGCATATTCATGGCATAGAAATAGTTCACAAGTAGGATGGATTAATGGGTCAGAAAATTGCCAGTATTAGAGAGCGGAATTCAGACTAACTTTAGACTAATTTATATTTGtctaaatattttcacaaatgcaAAGAGAGCAATGGAATAAGACAATGGAAGGATTTACACAAATCTACTTTCACAGAAAAGCCATTCAAGGTACCTACTTAATGCTTTATGTAGTGTTCATCGTATTATATTTACACAAAGGCTAGTTCCATATGCATTTGAAATAGATAGGTTTatatagaatgtgtgtgtgtgtttatgcgtgtgtgtgtgtgtgtgtgtgtgtgtagcacacATAAAGCTTTAATTCAGTATTAATTAATCTGAATAGCTCCAAAGCAATTATTAATAATTTGCATTTTgatgagactcttaatcccacaccTGTTGATTTGGAGTCGGTTATacctaaatcttttatttttaattaagatgcACAAGCCAGGTGATCAGCCTTCATAATAGAGGTCCAATTTCAAACATGACACACATACACCAATCTACTCATGTTAAAGCATATTCTCTCCGTCTCCTCTCATGCCAGGTATACATTTGAACTAAGCAGGAGGACCCATCTTCCAGAAGTATTCCTCAGTAAAATACTTGAGCCAACCTTGAAAAGCCTTGCCGAATGCTGTGACTCTGGGGATGCTACCGGCTGTATGAATGCTCAGGTACCATTCCCTACCATTTTCTTTAGCAACCTTGGTAGAAGGCAAGGGTTGGAAAATTGTAGCTCATGGGCTAAATCTGACCCAGTGCCCATGTTTGCACAGCCTGTGAGCAAAGCATggtcttctattttaaaatggtttGCTTTTAACTTTAtgacaaaaatgtaaaactcaaAATTCAGTGTTCATAAAGTTTCATTACAACACAGCCTTACTCCTTGTTTACACATAGTTTATAGCTACTTTTGTGCCATACTGGCAGAGTGAATAATTATAGAAGAAACTATATATAGcttacaaaaccaaaaatattaacTATCGGGCCTTATGCAGAAAATGTCTGCCAATGTCTGATGTAGATAATGAACACATATCCTAATACATTAAACAAAATTCTGATTTAACGTCTTCTAGAACAATGCTTCAAGACAAGTAATTTTGTATGTAATTGTTTTCTTACAGGGCCCTCAACTGAAAAAGGAGTTATCATCTTTCATTGAGAAGGGACAAAAACTATGTGCAGATTATTCAGAAAACACTTTTACTGAGTATAAGAAAAAGTAAGGGATTTTTTTGGCGGTTTTCTCCACATTTGTCAATAATAGTTTGGTACTGTGATTTGAAAGTAGAGTTGAAGATTAAGATAAAGAAGAGATACTATCAAGAGTTTTAAAAGTAGAATCTAGTATCTATGTAGGAAGAAAGGAAGTCCTtttcagagggagaaaagaagtcaTGTGCTTCAGGTGAGAGGTGAATTAGAAACATAGCCACAGAAGTAGGAAGTATAAGACCCGCAGGAACTTGattcaaaaaacaacaaattagCCCAAAGTTCATCAACATTCTTGCCCTAAAGCTTAGGTAGATGTCCCCATACATAATTGAGGAACTAGAAAACTGCTAAAAAAGTTACCTAACTTTACGGCATATTGGGTCTGACAAGACAACACAAACTTTACATCAGGTGTAGTATCACCCATGACCAACATGTGTTCTTTACAAATTGAAAATAACTAATCATCGGTCATGTTGTATGTGAGTCAACAGTCTTGTTTCtcaagtaagaaaagaaagaccaCTGTAGTGAAAGGAATTTTACTGGGTTCCTAAAGATCCATGGCATTCCCAACTTCATTAAATAGATTTCTTAGATCCATTTCAAATCACCTTGATCAACACAGACCTAAAGCAAGCACAAATAGAGCTCCACAAAAAGACATAAGAATCCCAAAAGTAGGTCACTTCCTTCAGTGACCCCCATGAAGCCTGCTTTAGCAGAActctaaaagaaaatgaaaaattgtgaAAACCTTAAgttaaaaatgcttatttctcAATTGTCAGAAAATAGTATAGAATAACATTAAATAGTTAATACAAGTTTTGTACTCCAAGGTTACACTGGGCAACTAACAATTTACATAATcgcaatatattaaaaataacaatggaaTAGAACTGATGTTTGGGGTTATGAAATCAAAGGCTAGACAACTGCATCCAGGTATTTGAAATCCTGCAcaacagtacacacacacacacatccacactttttctttctccattctcaGTTCCTTCTGGTCTGACTTGCCTCCTCTTCCAACTTGGGACTTACTACTTTCAGGAATGCTTTTATGAGTCAACTAGCCCCTCATCCTTTTGTCCTTTCCCAGCACCCACCTTGCCTCAACTAGACAATTTTGGGTTTCTACCACCTCCCATTGCCCACAACTAGGCTGGCAAGTAGTTCCCAGAGAAGGTCATAAAACCAGGCTGAGTTACCCATTAGAAGAGTCAAGAGATACCAAGATTATTACAGACAATCCTGAGAACTTAAGTCCTAGCACCATCTTGGAAACTAGACAGAAAGTTAACTCATAGTAGAGCTAACAAGAGTCAAAGTTTCTGACCTTCTTTGTGTTTCTCCAACACAGCCAGTTGAGAAGGAGGCACACTGAAGGGGAAATTGtataaaatagagaatagaaaaagtaTTAAGGTGGCATAAAGTCCCATGATGAAAATACTCTTTAAGGAGCTTGAAAACTAGCCCTGGAGAGAAGATGAAAAGTCAGGAAGAATAGGAGAGGAAGGAGCCATGTTAATATCCTTGAGCAAGTGAAAGGGGGAAAGACAGGAATTCAATCCAGCAATGTGAATTGTAAGTCTACTTTTAGGATCTTAAAAGAGATGGAGATTCACTTTCTAACCTCGAATTGAGTTGCCAAAAATCACTCCACAGATCTGAAATTTAAGAactatttccacttttttttttttttaattgtgagagACCTGGAGTAATCATCTTGCATCAGAAAGGTTTATAAAATACATCTAATAAAACTTTACATACACATGGTCTTTCAGACTAGCAGAGCAATTAAAAGCACAACTGCCTGATGCCAGCGCCGTGGAACTCCAAGGGCTGATTGACAAGCGCTCAGACTTTGCCTCCAAGTGCTGTTCCATAAACTCACCTCCACTCTACTGTGATTCAGAGGTAAGAAAACTTAACCCTCTACTTAGCACTGCACAGTATTTTAAGAACTTCTATACTCAGATTTACCGACTCCTTTATTACTGAGATGCCATTATGTGTCAGACTCTTCCTGACACTTTCATGGGAAAGACAAAACAATTACTGTTTCCTTGTTATGCTAATTTGAAAGCAAATTGAGGCAGTTGGAAACTTTGTTACCATATTCATAAACCCTATGTTAACAAAGTATActgcagtgtttttcaaactgaagGTTATAACATATTAACAgctttttaagacaaaaaaagtGTGGTAGAAAGAGTCCATCTCACACAATGAgtgtaaatatttgtgaattttacttcatatatgtacatgcatatCCGTATCAGTACATAGAAATACTTTTAGAAACCTGGGTCACAAACCTTCTCTCTTaatcaaaaaaatttaattttaagaaaaaagtgcAACTGAAAATTAATGGTCACTAATGTGTCTTTAGAGTAAGAGGttctaaaagttaaaaaggaGTCAttttcaattacaaaaaaaaaaaaaatttagacacTATTGATTTGCTTCCAAACTTTAAAAGCTAAAGAAATCAAAAGTCACACGTCTTCCAAttaccctccccactcccactagCTCTTGAGTTCACTCTCCTTTCAATGTACATGTTaatccccctcctcctccattcCCTTTCCTCTATTCCCCTCCTaactctccttctgtcccttaaATGAAATTTGCATAGATGccaggtcatttatttttttaccttgtgCATAACAGACATTTCCAGCAAGCCCTTTCTTCTGTAGTCTGTTTGTGTATCCTTTCTACTACATCTGAGACCCCCGGTTTTCTCCTATAACCCAGTGTGAGGCAAGTACTTAGTGTTCTACCTTTATGCAGACTGAACCTAcaaaggaggggaggagagccCAATGTAAGCCATATGGGTTCCCTGCCTGTAGGTCTGATCATTCTCTgagattttgttaaatgttttaaacTAGGATGTCTTCTACCAAGTCAACTTGTATCTATCCCATTCCATGGAGAGAGTTTCTGTTGGCCTTTTTCAGATACAGGAAGCTCATTTGCATCTTCCATTTGACCTGTTACTCCCCAGCAGTCATTAATTACTTAGAAGAGTCAAAAAGATAACATTACATACACTTTACTGTGAATTTGGAGGTATTAGTAATAATTCCAAGAACTGTGTTGTCTcaccaattccacttctggaataGAGAGGCTGGGTTAAGAACAACTctatgtcagggcacctgggtggctcagtgggtcaagcctctgccttcaactagTGTCAGGttctcagggccctgggctcgagccccacatcgggctctctgctcagtggggagcctgcttccctgtctctctctgcctgcctctctgcctacttgtgatctctgtctctgtcaaataaattaattaaaaagtatttttaaaaaagaacaactctatgccaaaatagtttcttcctttgcttccctctttctgcTTATGATATTAAATTATATCCTTTTCTTACTCTGGCCATAGCTGTTGAGATTGGACTGATTTTACTATTGTTTATTTTGTCATGTGTTGGGGAAACATCCTTTATGATCCATTATTGACTCAACATTTTTGTGTTGAAAAGAATTTAACTATTATGTAAGTCAATATTTAGGCTAATAATTTAATGTCAGAAGTCCTCTTCTATAAGTTGGATAAATTTGTGTAAATTCTTGAAGATCTTCATTTAAATCATGAAAATTACAAAAGCTTGGTTTCATCTTATTATTCTACCgttttctatttctaatattcTATTAGAGCACATTGAGaatacttatatgtatataagtacttttttatacttaaaatggctttttaaaagttAGTCAAGTCTTAAATGATATGTTTGATAAAGggtggtatccaaaatatataaataactagaAGTCTCAGTGGCCTGATGGATAAGGCATTGGcctcccaaaatatataaataacttacaaGATACCACCCAAAAACtgaataatccaatttttaaaaattgaataaatgtCTATGCATGTCTTCTACCCAAGAAGCGATATGGAtgaccaacagacatatgaaaagatgctcaacatcaccagatatcagggaaatacaaatcaaaattccAAGAACATAcctcctcacacctgtcaaaatggttaaaattaacaacacaagaaacaacatgtgttggcaaggatgctaagaaaggggaaccttcttacactgttggtggaaatgcaaactggtacatccactctggaaaacaatatggagttttctaaaaaggttaaaaatagaactggtCTATAACCCAGTAATTACACTCCTAAGGATACAAAAAgtactcaaaggatacaaaaaatactgatttgaaggggcatagCCCAAGTATCCACCTATTGATGAACAGATGAAGAAGAGgtcgtatatatacacacaatggaatattactgagccataaaaaaatgaaatattgccctTTTCAACAACATGTTGGAGCTGCagagtattattctaagtgaaataagccaatcagagaaagacaagtaccatatgatttccctcctATGttgaatttgaagaaataaaacatatgagcaaaggagaaaaaaaatcaagaaacaaaccctgagctctagagaaaaaactgatgatcaggagaagggagaggggtaggggcaTGGGTTGAACAGGCAGTGGGGATTTAAGGAGCACTATCTGAGAACTGGGTGATATAGGgaatgctgaatcactatgtcatatatctgaaactaatcaCTCTGCtggaatttaaaacttaaattttaggCAAGTTTGTGCTCTGAGTACTAACAATTTAGTGACGTTTTATTTGTTTCTGGCTGTATAGCACCTAACAAAGTCCTAATTAGTTTGCCAAACTGAGCTACATCACCTTGTTTTTCTGCTTAATATCCTAGGAGATCCTGATTTCTCTTCTAATTTGTACATTCACACCCTAGAACCAAACATATTAGTCAATCTTGTTTGTAGCCATTTATAAAGTTAGAACTCCAGATGAAGAATAAAAGTCTAGTCTTTAAATTCTGCTGGGAAATAGATTATGTTCATCTTTCATGAAAATGCAAGCCAAGTgaaattctaaacaaaaattGGAGGAGTTGGATTGCTAGAATATTTGGGTCATTTTCAGCATTAAAATGCTTAGCATAAAATGGCTGAGCAGTCCCTTCCTTTACTACCAACCTACAGCAGCTGAATTAGGTTTCCTTatcccaaaaaaataaaattacttcacCTAGAATTTGTTACCAGCATATTTTGCTGAGAGTCCCAATTATTAAAAGGactaagtatttatatttttacattttgtcaAAAAGCAATTTTTGTTATCAGTTTATCCATAGACACACTTTCCTTTTTGACATCATATAAGACAAACTGAACAACGGCACACCACGCGTGCTTCCTTCAAgtctgttgcttttctatttttgagTTGCATTCAGATTTTTTATTATAACACATTGCCATTTAGAAATGTTGTATTTTCAATTACGATGATGAAAAGACAGGCTTACAATGATTTTCTTACTTCATATCCAGCAAATGTAGAGCAGTGCTGCTGCCGAAGAGCCAATCTTTCAGTAATTGCTAGAGAAGAGGGAGACAAATGGAACGGAGGCTCTCGCACACATGTGGTTGTCCGGATTGCTGCGAGAAGAGACCCTCTGCTGTTTGTCTTAGccctttatgtgtttttttaagattttatttatttatttgacggacagagatcacaaggaggcagagaggcaggcagagagagaggggaaggaggctccccgcagagcagagagcccgatgcagggctcgatcccaggaccctgggaccatgacctgagccaaaggcagaggctccaacccactgagccacccaggcacccctgtcttagCCCTTTAGATGGTTTTCTACACTAATCTCGCAGCTAGGTTGATGAGCTGGCCTCCAGGACTTCATGTTAGAACAGCGTTTGTTTTGATTCTCAGTGCTTGGTGTCAATATTTGTCCTGTCTTCCTATAATATTTGGGATATAGTTTATTAAATCTCCTTGCCCTACATTTGCTTAAcagatttttccttaaaaatattgcCTATCTACTACATTGACTCCAAGTCATTTATACCCAGGGACCCACCTCTATCTACCTTTCTAAATATACTCGGCACAGCCACTGGAAGAATGACAAAAGGCACTTCTGAACCAGCCTAAAAAAGTGTTTCATTAATTTCAACATGTCCAAAATCTTCCCCTTAAAAACCTCCTTTTGTGTTTCCTAAGGTTATGAGAATCACCACCATTTATTCATTGTCTAAGTTAACAAGTGACCTtgatattgtctttttaaaaaatgtatgtccaAATACCAAATCCCATCAATTCTTACACATCAGTTATCTCTACCTCCCCACTTCTACATTATTGGGACTTAAGTGCAGGCACAAGTAGACTTTTGCCTGAATTACAATGTCCCAGTTGGTCTCCTTTTTCCAATCCCACCACCTTCCGTGCCTCACCCTGAACCTCATCTCTATAGAGAGGTCAAAATAACCTTTGTAGAATACAAAATAGCTCGCACATTCCTCTATCTGCATTGCatctaaagttttgtttttgtaatagaGAGTTTGGACCCCTGACTTCTTTTCCAGTCGGACCCACCATTACTTCTCgttcctcctgcccccccccttttttttggtcCTCCTGAACTACTTGCATTCTTTCAGGTACATTCAGCTTGCTCTTACCTCAAGGATTTTGCACGTAATAACTCACCACAGACTGATGCTCACTCCAACCTGGCTAACTCTTGCATCAAGTCTCAGGATTCAATTTAGACCTCACCTTACCTCCTTGAGGAATCCTTCCCTGGCACTCACACTCTTCCACTAGCCCCTACCATTCCATGCACACCCAGGAACTGGCACTTGGTAACTAcggtcttttctttcttgtctgttTTTCCTGCGACACAGTAAATTCTAAGGGCAGGgtcagtataaaaataaataaatgtgaatgatgactaataaaaaatttaatataaggCTACGTTTGACAAGAACCTTTTCCCCCAAGCAAGGTTCAAATTTGTGTATACCTTCTGCAACAGATTATGAGATACTTTATGACTTAGataatgttttttcatttcagattGATGTTGAAATGAAAAACATCCTATAGTCCTGATGCATGTGTGTGGTCTTGGGTAAGTATAGTTTTTAAAGGCAGTTAAGTATAGTTTTTAAAGTCCCAgatatgtacttaaaaaaatccaagaacAATTTGAATAGTCTCCTTGCTA
It encodes:
- the GC gene encoding vitamin D-binding protein — translated: MKGILVLLLAVAWVHALERGRDYEKDKVCKELANLGKDDFASLSMVLYSRKFPSGTFEQISQLVKEVVSLTETCCAEGADPDCYDRRTSALSARSCEKDSPFPVHPGTAECCTREGLERKLCMATLRHQPQEFPTYVEPTNDEICEAFRKDPKDFAEQFMYEYSINYGQAPLSLLVGYTKSYLSMVGSCCTSPHPTVCFLKERLQMKHLSLLTTMSNRVCSQYAAYGKEKSRLSHLIKLAQKVPTAELEDVLPLAEEINTVLSKCCESTSEDCMAKELPEYTVKICDNLSTKDSKFKDCCLEKTPMDVFVCIYFMPAAPTPELPAIELPTNSDVCDKGNTKAIDQYTFELSRRTHLPEVFLSKILEPTLKSLAECCDSGDATGCMNAQGPQLKKELSSFIEKGQKLCADYSENTFTEYKKKLAEQLKAQLPDASAVELQGLIDKRSDFASKCCSINSPPLYCDSEIDVEMKNIL